In Musa acuminata AAA Group cultivar baxijiao chromosome BXJ3-9, Cavendish_Baxijiao_AAA, whole genome shotgun sequence, a single genomic region encodes these proteins:
- the LOC135585371 gene encoding protein GL2-INTERACTING REPRESSOR 1-like: MSRDNRRSQTLDLKLNLSLMPARGDASRRMGVADDASPASSCLTTASSSSEAELGMMTPVSTEVATPMVLAGCQRCLMYVMLSADDLKCPKCWSTALNFFHNTTTKNKKNSSKKSRMC; encoded by the coding sequence ATGAGCCGGGACAACCGCAGGAGCCAGACTCTGGACCTGAAGCTGAACCTTTCGCTGATGCCGGCCAGGGGGGACGCGTCGAGAAGGATGGGCGTCGCCGATGACGCCTCCCCGGCGAGCTCATGTTTGACGacggcgtcgtcgtcgtcggaggcCGAGCTGGGGATGATGACCCCGGTGAGCACAGAGGTGGCGACGCCCATGGTGCTCGCCGGCTGCCAGCGGTGCCTCATGTACGTCATGCTCTCTGCGGACGACCTCAAGTGTCCCAAGTGCTGGAGCACCGCCCTCAACTTCTTCCACAACACCACCACCAAGAACAAGAAGAACAGCAGCAAGAAGAGCAGGATGTGCTAA